A genomic window from Elaeis guineensis isolate ETL-2024a chromosome 3, EG11, whole genome shotgun sequence includes:
- the LOC105040281 gene encoding nuclear pore complex protein NUP50B, translated as MGDAESALPSSKKRVAGRQISKDNPDPDDDVPEPEMGTFQRASEEVMATRRIVKVRRHQPASSAGSNPFSSIRLVPPTGSDAKTTSPADQPQTGADTAVSEDQNNNNEKIEKSGDEDEETENGAAVNETEGTIENNRKSAQDINDVLAAKSDETGENNRKSAEGIADISAAKSDEKVKSDTMEEVIQPLQMGNVVQNGGKEAEEDAGEGAGEEDGEETEKKTGNETEKAVGEETEKEKLENDHKGATVSAGSFSSFQQLSSSQNAFTGLAGTGFSNSSFSFGSIAKAGSTFGASSGSLFGLTNNGSSFLSLPGTAPDASKSSKLSMQEVPVETGEENEKALFTADAILYEYLDGGWKERGKGELKVNISISGAEKARLVMRARGNYRLILNASLYSDMSLTNMDKRGITFACVNSIGEGNNALATFALKFKDSSIVEEFRGVVTAHKGKRAPVLKTPENSP; from the coding sequence ATGGGGGATGCAGAAAGTGCCCTTCCTTCATCCAAGAAGAGAGTTGCTGGTAGACAAATCTCTAAGGATAATCCTGATCCAGATGATGATGTTCCTGAGCCAGAGATGGGGACTTTTCAAAGAGCCAGCGAGGAAGTGATGGCTACCAGAAGAATTGTCAAGGTTCGGCGCCATCAACCTGCATCATCTGCTGGCTCCAATCCTTTTTCCAGTATTCGCTTGGTTCCTCCAACCGGTTCTGATGCAAAAACAACTAGCCCTGCTGATCAGCCTCAAACCGGTGCTGATACAGCAGTCTCAGAAGATCAAAACAATAATAATGAAAAGATTGAGAAATCTGGTGATGAAGATGAGGAAACCGAAAATGGAGCTGCAGTGAATGAAACAGAGGGGACAATAGAGAATAACAGGAAGTCAGCACAAGATATTAATGATGTGCTGGCAGCTAAGAGTGATGAAACAGGAGAGAATAACAGGAAGTCTGCAGAAGGCATTGCTGATATATCAGCAGCTAAGAGTGATGAAAAGGTCAAAAGTGATACAATGGAAGAGGTCATTCAGCCACTGCAAATGGGTAACGTAGTGCAAAATGGAGGAAAAGAAGCTGAAGAGGATGCTGGAGAAGGAGCAGGTGAGGAAGATGGGGAAGAAACTGAAAAGAAAACTGGAAATGAAACGGAGAAGGCTGTTGGAGAAGAGACTGAGAAAGAAAAGCTGGAAAATGACCATAAAGGTGCCACTGTGTCAGCCGGATCTTTTAGTTCATTTCAACAGTTGTCTAGTAGCCAAAATGCATTTACAGGGCTGGCAGGTACTGGCTTTTCGAACTCTTCATTTTCTTTTGGTTCCATTGCAAAAGCAGGATCTACATTTGGTGCAAGTTCTGGTTCTCTTTTTGGGCTTACGAACAATGGGAGTTCTTTCTTGTCATTGCCTGGTACTGCACCGGATGCTTCTAAAAGTAGCAAACTTTCCATGCAGGAGGTGCCTGTTGAAACAGGTGAAGAGAATGAGAAGGCACTGTTCACTGCTGATGCTATATTATATGAGTATTTAGATGGAGGGTGGAAGGAAAGGGGAAAAGGAGAGCTTAAAGTGAACATCTCTATATCTGGTGCTGAAAAGGCAAGGCTTGTTATGAGGGCTAGGGGTAACTACAGGCTTATCCTGAATGCAAGCCTTTACTCAGACATGTCACTCACTAATATGGATAAAAGAGGCATAACTTTTGCTTGTGTCAATAGCATTGGAGAAGGAAATAATGCACTGGCCACATTTGCTCTGAAATTCAAGGACAGTAGTATTGTAGAAGAGTTTCGAGGAGTGGTCACAGCACACAAAGGAAAGAGGGCCCCTGTACTGAAGACACCTGAGAATTCCCCTTAG